In Candidatus Woesearchaeota archaeon, the genomic window GTTTATCAACAATAATAATCCCTGATTCAATTAACTCTGAAATGGTTCTATCTTCTGGCCTTTTTCCATAATTAGCCCCTGTTTTAGTATCCCTTTTAATTAAAACCGTTTTTTCTATTTTTTCAAAAGGCAGCAGTGTTTCCATTTTTACAGAAGACCATTCAATAAGAATAATCTTTAGTCAATTACATTGACTAAATACAGAAATTTTCGCTTCCTGTATATAACGCCCGATTCACATCAAGCAAAATCTACTCTTTCTGAGCATCTAAATCTTTCTTTAAAGTTTTTTTACCTTTTTTAACAGCAGGTTTAGCTTTTTCAAGTTTTTCTTCTAACTTTTCTTTTGCAGTTTCTGTTTTTTTAACATCATTTTTGGTTTCTTTTTTAGTATTTTTAGTTTTTGGTTCAACTGGTTTAGAGTGATAATCAAAGCCGGCTAATTCTGCTTCCACAACTCCTGCGGTTGTTTTAGTTACATTTACTAAAATGTGGTGAGGTGGTTTTTTAATGCCTCTTTCCCAAATTTTAAAGTTTAATTCTTTACCTAGTTTAATGTTCTCAGATTTCATATGTCTTGTTAAAAATTCCCGCACGGCTGTAATAGCCTTTTTAGATCTTCTGTACATAGGGGCTTTTAGCCATTCTTTTCTAAGCGGAATATTATATACCCGTTTTATTTCTTTTGTATCAGTTGCCATTTTTAATTAGTTACCATATTTTAATTTAGACTTTAGTTTTTGTTCTAGTCCAATGTCTTTTAACAGCAGTATGCCTGCCTGGATGAACTTTTCTGCCAATACCGTATATTTTTGGGACTGTCCAAAACGGCGCCCATTTAGTTCTTCTAAACAGTTTCGCTAATTTCAATTTCCGGCTCAGGTGCTTAAATCTTGCCATTTTATTTTCTTGTAATTTTAAAATCTTTTTTTTCCGAATTAATTTTCGACAATAATTCCTTCAGATAATCATCTTCTATAAAATTAACCTGCTTTGTTTGTATTGCTTGGGCTAAAACCATTAAGGTTTGTATCGCTTTTTCAGGGTGCGCAGATTTTAATATTGAATATCTTGACACTGCATCCCGGGTCATTTTTGATTTAACTGCAAATTCAATCTGTTGTATCTGTTGAAGAGCTTGTTGTTCTTCGGCGGCTTCATTTTGCGATTGTGCTTGTAATTGAGTTATTCTTTGTTGTCTTAATTGTTCTAGTTCGTCCATTTTTATTCTGAAGCATTAGCAGTTTCAACTATTTTTTCAGTTGCTTCTTTAACAGAAACTGCTGATTTTTCGGATTTAACTTCTTTTGAACCCAATTTTATATATAATGTTCCGGCAACTTTATCTAGAAAAGATTTTCCGGCAGGAGTAATAATCCTGCCTTTTCTGTTGCCTATTTGAGTTTGTTTGATAAACCCTGCTTTCTCCAATTGTTGTAGAATTTTTCGAATAATATTTCCTGAACCCCGTTTAAATCTTTCAGGTTTGTAACCCCTATTTTTTCTTCCGCCATATTTTTGCCTTAATTTAGATACACCAATTGGACCTAATATGTAAACACTCCTTAAAATAGCTGCTGCACGCACATACCACCAATCTTGTCTATATGGGGGTCTTTCCTTATGTACTCCAGTTTTTACGGAGATTGCCCATTCAGGAGGCATAATTGCCCCTACTTTTTGTAATTCAAGCCCGCTTTTTTCGATTAACTGGTTAATCTCTACATCATAGATAGTTGCCATTATTTTACACCATTATTTTGTGTTTTAGTTAGGTTTAGAATTAAG contains:
- a CDS encoding 60S ribosomal protein L31, with protein sequence MATDTKEIKRVYNIPLRKEWLKAPMYRRSKKAITAVREFLTRHMKSENIKLGKELNFKIWERGIKKPPHHILVNVTKTTAGVVEAELAGFDYHSKPVEPKTKNTKKETKNDVKKTETAKEKLEEKLEKAKPAVKKGKKTLKKDLDAQKE
- the rpl39e gene encoding 50S ribosomal protein L39e (part of the polypeptide exit tunnel in the 50S ribosomal complex); translated protein: MARFKHLSRKLKLAKLFRRTKWAPFWTVPKIYGIGRKVHPGRHTAVKRHWTRTKTKV
- a CDS encoding 30S ribosomal protein S19e, with translation MATIYDVEINQLIEKSGLELQKVGAIMPPEWAISVKTGVHKERPPYRQDWWYVRAAAILRSVYILGPIGVSKLRQKYGGRKNRGYKPERFKRGSGNIIRKILQQLEKAGFIKQTQIGNRKGRIITPAGKSFLDKVAGTLYIKLGSKEVKSEKSAVSVKEATEKIVETANASE